A genomic region of Gemmata massiliana contains the following coding sequences:
- a CDS encoding WD40 repeat domain-containing protein → MLIGVGAGLLLGLAAGAALSFLAFKANIRGKEASNNEAEANARVEALSVAAAESQSRAEEALKRMAEQSARADRLGYADQLSRAQIAFTEGNVDRAQQRLAECPRSLRGWEHRLLWTRFDAKQVLLGHTGPISGACFSPDGKRIVSASEDRTARVWDAQTGQEIFVLKHTDQVSFAYFSPDGKRIMTDGHTVVRVWDAENGVELLSLKHAKWVLSACFSPDGKRIVTGSVDKTVRMWDTEKGVELLAFKHTDSVMSVRFSPDGKRLVLGGGQAVRVWGVEENREILSLTGHTGSVPSAEFSPDGTRIVSASDDGTARVWDAEKGQELLTLKGHAGWVGRVRFSPDGRRVVTCGLDQTVRVWDAETGREFLTLKGHQSSVRGLGFSPDGRRVVSGAGDNTVRVWGAEESPEVATLTGHTATVWSARFSPDGARIVTSSDDSTARVWDTESGQMLLALKGHEGTVCNANFSSDGRRIITGGMDGLARVWDAEKGRELLALKGHTGWVTGLEFSPDGKRVATSGHDSTVRVWDAENGQELLNLKGHTQFVGQVHFSPDGKRIVSGGADRTIRIWDVETGRELLTLKGHGHWVDNVCFSSDGKRLISGSGDHTARVWDAQTGQELLALKHTDEVQCVSVSPDGTRIVTCSLRDAKVRVWDSQTGQELFVFKAHDGVLTGVSFSRDGRRLVTASRDNTARVWYAAKGQDALILRGHPGQVSSACFSPDGKRIVSVGSDFTARVWDPETGKEVHALQHLAPLTGAYFSSDGKRIVTGSLNDTAVVWDTDSGREVLTIKQTGDVNRVGFSSDGKRIFIWDPQNKVRSWSATDGQPLDLVAPPAIPPLGLTHSPDGFLRATPQSNTIIVTDTRVPPNDNTWRLPEPDSRKRYHTDQAARAEQEKKWFAAAFHLRQVLRDDPANAEMRTRLRQAEKEFVSAPK, encoded by the coding sequence GTGCTGATCGGGGTAGGCGCGGGCCTACTCTTGGGCTTGGCCGCGGGCGCGGCGCTCAGTTTCCTCGCATTCAAAGCGAACATCCGGGGCAAGGAGGCCAGCAACAACGAGGCAGAAGCGAACGCGCGGGTCGAGGCGCTCTCCGTTGCTGCCGCGGAGTCGCAATCGCGCGCCGAAGAGGCGCTCAAGCGGATGGCAGAGCAGTCAGCGCGTGCCGACCGGCTGGGCTACGCGGACCAACTATCCCGAGCCCAGATCGCCTTTACAGAGGGTAACGTGGACCGGGCGCAGCAACGACTTGCAGAGTGCCCGCGGTCTTTGCGTGGTTGGGAGCACCGCCTCCTCTGGACGCGATTCGACGCCAAGCAGGTACTTCTGGGGCACACGGGGCCGATATCCGGCGCCTGTTTCAGCCCCGATGGCAAGCGCATCGTCAGTGCTAGCGAAGACCGAACCGCACGGGTGTGGGACGCACAGACGGGCCAAGAGATCTTCGTCCTCAAACATACCGATCAGGTGTCGTTTGCCTATTTCAGCCCCGATGGCAAGCGCATCATGACCGATGGGCACACAGTGGTGCGAGTGTGGGACGCGGAGAACGGGGTTGAACTTCTCTCACTCAAACACGCGAAATGGGTGCTGAGTGCGTGTTTCAGTCCCGACGGCAAGCGCATCGTCACTGGTAGCGTCGACAAGACGGTGCGGATGTGGGACACAGAAAAGGGGGTTGAGCTTCTCGCATTCAAGCACACAGACTCGGTGATGAGTGTGCGCTTTAGCCCTGACGGTAAACGACTTGTCCTCGGTGGGGGCCAAGCAGTGCGAGTGTGGGGCGTGGAGGAGAACAGGGAAATTCTTAGCCTCACAGGACACACGGGTTCGGTGCCCAGCGCGGAGTTCAGTCCCGACGGTACGCGCATTGTCAGTGCGAGCGACGACGGAACCGCGCGGGTGTGGGATGCGGAGAAAGGTCAGGAGCTTCTTACTCTCAAAGGGCATGCGGGCTGGGTGGGCCGTGTGCGATTCAGCCCCGACGGCCGGCGCGTCGTTACCTGCGGTCTGGACCAGACGGTGCGGGTATGGGATGCCGAAACGGGCCGTGAGTTTCTCACCCTCAAGGGGCACCAAAGTTCGGTGCGCGGTTTAGGTTTCAGCCCCGACGGCCGGCGCGTCGTCTCTGGCGCCGGCGACAATACGGTGCGGGTATGGGGTGCGGAGGAGAGCCCGGAGGTGGCCACACTCACGGGGCACACAGCTACAGTCTGGAGTGCGCGGTTCAGTCCCGATGGTGCGAGGATCGTCACCAGCAGCGACGACTCGACGGCGCGCGTATGGGACACTGAAAGCGGTCAAATGCTGCTCGCCCTCAAGGGGCACGAGGGCACCGTGTGCAACGCGAACTTCAGCTCCGACGGCCGGCGCATTATTACCGGCGGGATGGACGGTTTGGCTAGAGTGTGGGACGCGGAAAAGGGCCGGGAGCTGCTCGCCCTCAAGGGACACACAGGCTGGGTGACGGGGTTGGAGTTTAGCCCGGATGGCAAGCGCGTCGCCACTAGCGGCCACGATAGTACGGTACGGGTGTGGGACGCGGAGAACGGGCAGGAACTCCTTAACCTCAAGGGGCACACCCAATTCGTGGGTCAAGTGCACTTCAGCCCGGATGGCAAGCGCATTGTGTCTGGCGGTGCTGATCGGACGATCCGGATATGGGACGTTGAGACGGGCCGCGAACTCCTTACTCTCAAGGGGCACGGCCATTGGGTAGATAATGTGTGCTTCAGTTCGGACGGTAAACGCCTCATTTCCGGAAGTGGGGACCACACTGCACGGGTGTGGGACGCACAGACGGGTCAGGAACTCCTTGCCCTCAAACATACTGACGAAGTGCAGTGCGTGTCCGTCAGCCCAGATGGCACGCGCATCGTGACCTGTAGTTTGAGAGACGCCAAGGTACGGGTGTGGGACTCACAGACGGGCCAGGAACTCTTCGTTTTCAAAGCGCACGATGGGGTTTTGACCGGCGTGTCATTTAGTCGAGACGGCCGTCGCCTGGTTACCGCCAGTCGGGACAACACGGCGCGGGTGTGGTACGCGGCTAAAGGCCAGGACGCCCTCATTCTCAGGGGGCATCCAGGTCAGGTGTCGAGCGCGTGTTTCAGCCCGGACGGCAAGCGCATCGTCTCTGTCGGCTCTGACTTTACAGCCCGGGTGTGGGATCCGGAGACGGGCAAGGAGGTGCACGCGCTTCAGCACCTTGCGCCGTTGACCGGTGCGTACTTCAGCTCGGACGGCAAGCGCATCGTGACCGGCAGTTTGAACGATACCGCGGTGGTGTGGGACACGGACAGCGGCCGCGAGGTGCTCACCATCAAGCAAACCGGCGACGTCAACAGAGTGGGCTTCAGTTCCGACGGGAAACGCATTTTCATCTGGGATCCGCAGAATAAGGTACGGTCCTGGTCCGCGACTGATGGGCAACCGCTCGACCTCGTCGCCCCGCCCGCAATCCCCCCGCTTGGCCTGACGCACTCACCCGACGGCTTCCTCCGCGCCACACCTCAGAGCAACACGATCATCGTCACGGACACGCGCGTACCACCGAACGACAATACTTGGCGTCTGCCCGAGCCTGACTCGCGGAAGCGCTACCACACGGACCAAGCCGCTCGCGCCGAGCAGGAGAAAAAGTGGTTCGCGGCCGCGTTTCATCTGCGGCAGGTACTTCGAGACGATCCCGCGAACGCCGAGATGCGAACCCGACTGCGACAGGCGGAAAAGGAATTTGTGTCGGCGCCGAAGTGA